Part of the Pseudomonadota bacterium genome is shown below.
CCATCCACCTTAAAAGCCTGGCGTCCCATAGCAGGTATTAGGTCTACGCCATAAGTGGTCATCCACTTGGCTGTCTCGTAAGAATTTGTAACCAAAATTTCACACATATCACCGTCAGCGCGATACTGTGTCATGCGGAAGATATCGTCATAGTACTGTTCATGTGTGTACGTGCCAAAATCTATGTTTTCAAGATCTTCATCCGCAAGACTAGGACATAAATCCATTAAATCATCCACACCATTATGGGAAAAACGAAAGGCACCACCGGTAAAGGCAGAATTTCCACCTCGCATGTCCTCAGGAGCAGTCTCAATCATCACCACACTGGAACCGTTTTCCACCGCCGACGCTGCTGACGCACAGGCAGCATTTCCCGCCCCCACCACTATAACGTCGACATTAGATCTAATAATATTAGCCATTTAAAACACTCCTGCGCTTTGACGAAATTAGCATTAAATTACACATATTAAGAAACTTAAATAATCAATTTGGTCGAGATAAGCTCGTTAATCGCACGTTCGTTCCCCGAATAATGATTCGTACCGATCACAAAATTTATCCCATGCTTCAGGATTAATTAGGCGCTCAGGTTTCTTACCACTTAGTGTTTTTACAACTTGGTCAGCATTCCAAAACGCCATATTTTCTCGTGACTCAAAAGTTACACCGGCAGTGTGATAAGTGGCGATAAGATTGTCAAACTGCAAGAGCGGATGATCTAATGGGGGCGGCTCTTGATCCCAAACGTCGAGACCAATACCGCGAATTTGCTTGTCCTCTAATGCTTCGATCATTGCGGCCTCATTAGCAATACCACCACGGGCGCAATTTACAAGAAACGCAGAGGGTTGCATTAATGCTAATTCTGCACGACTTATCAGATCCTTTGTTTCAGAATTAAAAGGACAATTAATTGATATAAAATCGGCCTGTGCTAGTAATTCCTCTAGCTCTGTTTCAATAGCCCCGTGGTCTGTAAAGTCAGCGTTTGTAATGTAAGGGTCGTAAGCAAGCACACGCATATTGAGGCCGTTCTTACATATGCGCGCCACCCTGCTTCCGGTATTACCAAGTCCTACTATGCCAACGGTTTTGCCCTCCATGTTCCAGCCTTTGAATGTTTCACGCTCCACACCTCGCTCCCTACGAAGCGACTTGTCGGTTTGCGGAATGTTTTTGGAGAGAGACAGCATCATCCCAACGGCATGCTCAGCAACAGCCTCCGCATTAGCACCTGCTTGATTAACAACCAAAACACCGCGCTCGGTACACGCTGCCACATCAATAGGGTCGTAACCAGCGCCAGAAGATGACAGAACTAATAGTTTTTTACACCGATCGAGCAGCTCTCCATTTCCTTTGTATTGATCAAGTACCTCGTCACGAGCTGCCGTAATGCAGTAGGCATGACAACTCTCCATTATTTCCCAATTTTCATCCTGAGGAGTATCAAAATAAAGCTTATATGCCTGTACGGCATCTACCTTTGATAAAGCGTCATATACGTTCGGTGTCTTGTTGTCATTAAACCAGAAAACGCGACGTGCATCATCTCTTGATTTATTGGGCATAAAACCTCCCTTTAGTTCGATGCCTTTAGTTACTGCGCACAGTTAAACATATCTATAGTTTGACTTGACGGAATTCGCAATTCACGCGATGTGTTTGCGTACTATGACAAAAACAACTGAAAATCGAAATAAAAACATTACAAATTATAATCAAGTCCTAGGCTACGAAGTGCTGGAGTGGATTGATGGACATGCTTTGTTAGCAACTCCTATTCAGAAAAAGCACCGAAATAGGGGAAGATCTATACATGGCGGCGTAATAGCATCTCTTGTAAACGTTGCTGGCAAAATGGCAGGAAATTGGACATCCAACGGAGAGCGCAAAACAAAGACAATCAACCTCAATATAAACTTCATTTCGGGGACAAGCGCCGACTTGGTACATGTAAGAGGCGTCCGTTCCCATGCAACTAAAGGCACGTTATTTTCTAACGTAGAGATTTTCCTCCCGGATACCGGCACCGTGATCGCCAGCGGCCAAGGTGTGTTTAAGCTTCTACGCTCAGAAGTAACACCTATCCGTACCACTTAATAAAGAAAGACATCAGACGAATGTTGACCTCTGTATATGAGCGCGAAGACATTAAAGGTACGTTTCACGAAGTGCTCGACTATAAAGTGATTGAGTGGCGAGATGGCCATGTCTTGATGGAACTTGAGGTAAAACCAGAGCATCGTGATCACGAAAATTTTATTCACGATGGGATTTTATCATCACTCATAGATATCGCAGGCTTTCTTGGTGGTGACTGGTCTCCAAATGGCCCCGGACGTTCAGTGACGATCAATCTGAATATTAGCTTCATTAATGATAGTAAAGCCGAAACGATCATTGCTATAGGGAAGCGCACCCAAAACATTAAAAAACTACAATTTACTAAAGTAGATGTTCTAGAAAAAGGGACAAAAAAATTGCTTGCCTCTGGCCAGTGCACCTATAAGATCCTCTGCCCTAACACGAAAGATAGCCCTGGAGTGACCGGACGCTAAATGAAGCTTTCTTATGATAAGCTAATTACTGAATCAAATTCATCAAGGTCAGCTTGGTCTTCAATGCTTAAAATTATGGACCGAATTTCCTCAGCCCGACCAGTTGAAACCGCACTAGTAGCATTTTTCATAAATTTATCGAGGACCTGTTCCTCGCTGATAGGGTGTTCATCCGTACCAAGATTATGCTCTTGAGCGTGCTTCAGCTCGCGTCCATCTTTTGTTCGAACAACTACTGTACCCGAGAAATAGTCGGGATATAGGGTATCAGTCGTAGTGTTGTAATGAATTTTATCGCAGAGACTAAGTATCTCGGGATCACCAAACGCGTCTGGCTCTATTTCAGCCAACGTAAACTGCCCCCGACATATTGCAGCTGCTGTCGCATAATGCACACTAAATTGTGCCTGGTAAGAACTCTGGGGGCGACGCTTGGCCTCCTCAGGAATACAAACTGCCGTTTGATTGGGGTGTGCTAGTACAATTATTGACTCAATTTGGTCAGGCTTCAATTCATACTCTTGCCGAAGCTTTATACCAGTTTCTATAAACGCGTGTAACCAATGACATGCTGGATATGGTTTGTAAGCAACATTTGACAATTCCCATACATTTCCGAGCCCATTTGTCACAACATCTAAGTCAATCTCCTGCCCATGAGCATAGCACCCGTAAAGACCTTGCTCATATTCATAGATAGTTTCCGGCCCGGTGAAACCGTGGCGCGCCCACATAGCGGCATTAATGCCGTTAACGGCCGCAATTCCAGTATGCATACGCTTTGCCCAAGCACCATTCGCATGGTAGGCACGAGTGGGCCCACCGAAGCTCGCTACAAGACCCTGAGCATGAGTTAGCTGACTAACAGTAAGATCGCAAAGTTTGCCAGCAACCATCGCACAGCCATACGCGCCTATTATTCCAGTCGTATGAAAACCATTTGCATGAATACCCCCAGCAGCCGCCTTTGCGAGGCGTGATCCAGTCTCAACTCCTATCAAATACGCTTCCAATGCCTCGTACCCAGTCTTTGCATTCGCCATCGCCAAAATAAATGCAGTGGGCACAGTACTCCCTGAGATATGAATAACACCGGTTGTATGAGTATCATCAAAATCAAGCCCGTGCACTAATACCCCATTTACCATCACCGCATCACGAAGCGGCAAACGATGTGCAAGCCCAACCACAGGAAAGTCTCCTTCTCCACCAAGGTCTAGCCCAGCGCTTGCTGCTTTGTGACCGTAATCTTTCGTGGATGACGCAAGCGCGATACCAAAACTATCTAAAACATGGAGTTTTGCTAAATTAATGATCTCCTTTGGCACGTTCGTAAGGGAGAACTTTTCAACAAATTCTGCAACCTGTTGAGAAACTGTTACGGATTTTTCAATTTTAGATTGCTGAAACTCAGAGGGTGTTACGACGTTGCTCATAAAAAAAACTCCCGGTTAGGATCTAAACACAACTTTGTCAGATCGACGCCTAATTAAAATTAATCAACTTGTTTTGATATTTTGGAGGCAGTCTCAAAAAATCTCTGCGAGACCATTATTTTAGTGCTCCCTACTGTGCTGCTTGCATGGTTTCGTTATCCTCACTCATCGGTTCATCATCCCAAATTTTTTTCGGCATTGGTAACCCGTTGAATACATCTTCATCAATAGGTTTTGAGGGAGGATTACCTCTATTTTCTAGATACATCTTAAGCTGTCGAATATGTTGCCCAGGGTGCCAAGTTACCCGTTCAAGAAGTTCCCTCAATGTAACGTCACCCCAATAAGCATTAGCAGGCTCGGTGCCGTCTCCTGAATAAACCGAATGCCAGCCTTTAAAGCGCTTCAGCACAGCACGACCGTAAACTGCGAGATCAGCACCAGTATTAATGTCTTTAGGGTGATCTATATCCGCGATGGTCGTGTGATATTCCTCCGCTTCTCCATCCATAAGTTCGCAAAATGCCTCGACGATTCGGTAGATGTGGTAACAAAGTTGCCGAATTTTACGATCCCGGTTAGGGAGCTTAGGCTCGAGGTCTTCGTCCTTCATCTCTTCCATGTAAGATATGGCTGCCAACAAAATAATATCCATCTTGGCTGCCAACTCATCTACACTAAACTCTTGAATGTCTCCAAGAGGAATGCCAACAAAGTCACATACGTCTTTTAATTTTTGCCCCATAACATAGCTCATACCGCGCGAAATAGCAGGAATACGCTTAATACCAATGCGTTGGAGCCTAGCCATTCCTTCTGAATTGCCATGAACATTTACCGATTCGTAGACGACCCCACGGGCCGTAAGAAACTCTTTGAGTCTCAGGCAACTAGTTCATCCTGGCTGCCAATAGACGTATAGTGGTTCTGTCATAACTGTGAGCCTCCTTACCTTAATACAGTATAGAATGTGACCGTACTACAGTATGGAATGCGACTGTCGAGAAGGCAAGTATCTGTAGGCCATTAGCTCTCGCATCCTAGAAACAGTTACTGCACTATGCCAACTCAAATTTTACAAAATAATTTACCCGACTTAAATGTTACTTTAGTAAATGATAGAGAGTGTACTTCTCTGGACACCATTGACTTTGAAACCTTAAAATAGTGTGAGTGTGTAGTTGAAAACTATTGGCATACACTGAAGGAACGTCCTGACAAACCCTTGAGCAGATCAAACGGACTGACAAAACTAGCCGAATACACAAAAACATCTCTTTTCTTAATTTGGGAGGATCGAAAATGGCATCAACAAATATTCCACCACAACATGTGAATAGCTTTGATGAGGAATTCGACGTCGTAGTAGTTGGCTTCGGCTACGCGGGCGGTGCTGCTGCCATTGCCGCATGCGACGGGGGGGCAAAAACACTTTTGATTGAAAAGATGCCAATGCCAGGCGGCATTTCGATTTGTGCTGGGGGTGGGGTGAGACTGGCCCTAGAACGAGATCCAGTTGTTGAACATCTATACGAAACAAATGACGGCACAACATCACGAAATATTATTGAAGCATTCGTAGATGAAATGATGCTACTAGATGACTACTTGGAAGACCTCTGTAAAGTGAATAATGCAAGCACCATTACTATAGAAGGACGAGGAGCGAACTATCCTTTTACAGGCTTTGATCAAATGAGATTTGTAGAAGTAGATGACATTCCGGGTGTTGACGTTCTTAAAGTTTACCCACATGCTCGATCCCATCGTAACGGGACTAAACTTTTCAAAGTTGTTCATGATAATGTGAATTCACGTGGCATTGAAGTTCGTCTGAACACCCCAGCTCTAAGATTAATCACTCAGAATACCAATGAGGTAAGGGGTATATGGATCGACGGGCCAGACGGCCGCAAAGCCATAAAGTGTAACAAGGGTGTCATTCTTGCCTGTGGCGGGCTAGAGGCGGCACCGGACATGCAACGTCAGTATTGGCAAATAAATCCGGTCCTCTCCGCCGCCCATCGAGGAAATACTGGAGATGGAATAAAGATGGCAACAGATGTGGGGGCAGATCTATGGCACATGTGGCATTACCACGGCACCTACGGTTTTCGACATCCTGACCCAAGTTATCCCTTTGGAATTCGCATGAAACGCCATCCCGACTGGGTTCCAACAAAGAAAGAAGCTGAAATTCCTATGGCATGGATTCTAGCTGATAAAAAAGGCAATCGTTTTATGAATGAGTATCAGCCCTACACTCAGGATACGGGTCACAGGGCCCTTGATGTATATGATACTGGCAGAATGGAATTTCCTTATGTCCCCTGCTTTATGATTGCAGATGAGGATGGTCGCGAGCGTTATCGTTTCGGCGCTACAATATACAATGACAGCACAATAGAGCCGTATGAGTGGAGTGAAGACAACCTAAAAGAAGTACAAAACGGAATTCTTAAAAAGGCCAACACAATCGAAGAATTAGCGGGGTTTATTGGCTGTGATCCCGTAAATTTGAAAAAAACTATTGAGGAATATAATTCAGCCACCGATTGCGGCTTGGAGGATAAATTTGGCCGCCCACCCAAAACACGTCTCAAGATCGAGCGCCCCCCATTTTACCTTGGAGAAATTTGGCCGGTTGTTTCCAATACTCAAGGTGGTCCGCGACACAACGAGAAGTATCAAATTTGCAACGCTTTTAACGAGCCAATACCCCGTCTTTATGCAGCAGGCGAATGCGGTGGTATCTGGGGTTTCTTGTACCTGGCAGGCGGTAATCTAACCGAGTGCTTCGTCGGAGGACGTGTTTCCGGCAGAGAGGCTAGCGCTTTAAAGGATTGGAATACTTGATCATACCCAATTCAAATACGGTAGCTCTGGCTTGTGGGCTTGAGGAAAACTTAGAGGATGGGATCTGCCTTTTCCGTTTGTAAATAGACCTACTTGGTGTTGCTATCACCTAGTCTCTAAATTCGGAAACGGTCCTGCAGGTTTTTAAGCGCCACCATTGGTGCCAAGAACCACGGGTTGCCCGAATATATCGGATGTGTAGGGTGCTCACTGTCAAATATGGTATTTCCATTTTTTTTTCCCAAAACCTTGAGGCCTGTTTTGTGCCCCAAATAATTGGCGTTCACTACACCTGAGCCGCAAAAACCAGCAACATAAAAAATATCTTCATTTTGTGCTATGTGAAGCATGTGGTCTAACGTGTAGGCGATAAAGCCACCCCAACTATGGGTTATTTTTGTTCCTTCAAGCGACGGAAAAATTCGTAGCAACCGCTTATAAAGCATTCGCCCGCTCCTACGACGGTCTCTGATTTCTGCTGCTCCAGCTCTGCCACCAAACAAAATACGATCATGATCAGGTGACCCTCTAAAATAGTAATGTAACCGACAAGTGTCCCCCAATTGGCGATTACCAGGTACTAAATCAGCCATGATGTTGGAGCCTAATGGCTCTGTTGCGATTATTTGGCTCTGCATTGGTAGAACACGACGACGCAACCAAGGCGACTCATAGCCGGTATACCCGTTTGTAGCGATTACTATTTGCCGAGCTCGTAGAGTAGAGGATCTGCACAAAAGTTTAAAGCCGTTCGCTTCCCTTGTTATTTCTTCGACTGGAGCACGACCGACTACGGGGACACCCTCGGCACAAACTAGCTCCAACAAGCCCTGATGTAGCCTACCAGGATGAAGGTTTCCATCTTCTGCCAAAAAACGACCGCCGAAATATGCCGTTGACCCTATAAACTTATGTTGCGCGTCAGCAGTAACCATTTCACCCTCAACCCCAAGGTGTTTTGATTGCAGGTCAAGATCATAGCCAAGTGTCTCATAATCATTTTTCCTGTGACAACCAATGAACCTACCAACCGGGTGTAGGTCACAGTCAATATTCTCTTTTAAAATAAAATTCTTTAGCCAGTCACGCCC
Proteins encoded:
- a CDS encoding hydroxyacid dehydrogenase translates to MPNKSRDDARRVFWFNDNKTPNVYDALSKVDAVQAYKLYFDTPQDENWEIMESCHAYCITAARDEVLDQYKGNGELLDRCKKLLVLSSSGAGYDPIDVAACTERGVLVVNQAGANAEAVAEHAVGMMLSLSKNIPQTDKSLRRERGVERETFKGWNMEGKTVGIVGLGNTGSRVARICKNGLNMRVLAYDPYITNADFTDHGAIETELEELLAQADFISINCPFNSETKDLISRAELALMQPSAFLVNCARGGIANEAAMIEALEDKQIRGIGLDVWDQEPPPLDHPLLQFDNLIATYHTAGVTFESRENMAFWNADQVVKTLSGKKPERLINPEAWDKFCDRYESLFGERTCD
- a CDS encoding PaaI family thioesterase, whose amino-acid sequence is MTKTTENRNKNITNYNQVLGYEVLEWIDGHALLATPIQKKHRNRGRSIHGGVIASLVNVAGKMAGNWTSNGERKTKTINLNINFISGTSADLVHVRGVRSHATKGTLFSNVEIFLPDTGTVIASGQGVFKLLRSEVTPIRTT
- a CDS encoding PaaI family thioesterase, producing the protein MLTSVYEREDIKGTFHEVLDYKVIEWRDGHVLMELEVKPEHRDHENFIHDGILSSLIDIAGFLGGDWSPNGPGRSVTINLNISFINDSKAETIIAIGKRTQNIKKLQFTKVDVLEKGTKKLLASGQCTYKILCPNTKDSPGVTGR
- a CDS encoding MmgE/PrpD family protein, whose protein sequence is MSNVVTPSEFQQSKIEKSVTVSQQVAEFVEKFSLTNVPKEIINLAKLHVLDSFGIALASSTKDYGHKAASAGLDLGGEGDFPVVGLAHRLPLRDAVMVNGVLVHGLDFDDTHTTGVIHISGSTVPTAFILAMANAKTGYEALEAYLIGVETGSRLAKAAAGGIHANGFHTTGIIGAYGCAMVAGKLCDLTVSQLTHAQGLVASFGGPTRAYHANGAWAKRMHTGIAAVNGINAAMWARHGFTGPETIYEYEQGLYGCYAHGQEIDLDVVTNGLGNVWELSNVAYKPYPACHWLHAFIETGIKLRQEYELKPDQIESIIVLAHPNQTAVCIPEEAKRRPQSSYQAQFSVHYATAAAICRGQFTLAEIEPDAFGDPEILSLCDKIHYNTTTDTLYPDYFSGTVVVRTKDGRELKHAQEHNLGTDEHPISEEQVLDKFMKNATSAVSTGRAEEIRSIILSIEDQADLDEFDSVISLS
- a CDS encoding DinB family protein; this encodes MARLQRIGIKRIPAISRGMSYVMGQKLKDVCDFVGIPLGDIQEFSVDELAAKMDIILLAAISYMEEMKDEDLEPKLPNRDRKIRQLCYHIYRIVEAFCELMDGEAEEYHTTIADIDHPKDINTGADLAVYGRAVLKRFKGWHSVYSGDGTEPANAYWGDVTLRELLERVTWHPGQHIRQLKMYLENRGNPPSKPIDEDVFNGLPMPKKIWDDEPMSEDNETMQAAQ
- a CDS encoding FAD-binding protein; translation: MASTNIPPQHVNSFDEEFDVVVVGFGYAGGAAAIAACDGGAKTLLIEKMPMPGGISICAGGGVRLALERDPVVEHLYETNDGTTSRNIIEAFVDEMMLLDDYLEDLCKVNNASTITIEGRGANYPFTGFDQMRFVEVDDIPGVDVLKVYPHARSHRNGTKLFKVVHDNVNSRGIEVRLNTPALRLITQNTNEVRGIWIDGPDGRKAIKCNKGVILACGGLEAAPDMQRQYWQINPVLSAAHRGNTGDGIKMATDVGADLWHMWHYHGTYGFRHPDPSYPFGIRMKRHPDWVPTKKEAEIPMAWILADKKGNRFMNEYQPYTQDTGHRALDVYDTGRMEFPYVPCFMIADEDGRERYRFGATIYNDSTIEPYEWSEDNLKEVQNGILKKANTIEELAGFIGCDPVNLKKTIEEYNSATDCGLEDKFGRPPKTRLKIERPPFYLGEIWPVVSNTQGGPRHNEKYQICNAFNEPIPRLYAAGECGGIWGFLYLAGGNLTECFVGGRVSGREASALKDWNT
- a CDS encoding FAD-binding oxidoreductase; amino-acid sequence: MKRDIFSSDVAFTPYWWLAAPRPEANISNLPQKIDVAVVGAGYAGLSAALTIARGGRSVVVLEAGRPGEGASSRNGGAIGATLRHSLTKLIKMHGLETALQFYREAREGRDWLKNFILKENIDCDLHPVGRFIGCHRKNDYETLGYDLDLQSKHLGVEGEMVTADAQHKFIGSTAYFGGRFLAEDGNLHPGRLHQGLLELVCAEGVPVVGRAPVEEITREANGFKLLCRSSTLRARQIVIATNGYTGYESPWLRRRVLPMQSQIIATEPLGSNIMADLVPGNRQLGDTCRLHYYFRGSPDHDRILFGGRAGAAEIRDRRRSGRMLYKRLLRIFPSLEGTKITHSWGGFIAYTLDHMLHIAQNEDIFYVAGFCGSGVVNANYLGHKTGLKVLGKKNGNTIFDSEHPTHPIYSGNPWFLAPMVALKNLQDRFRI